CGGAAGCTGTTCCAGCCTTCTTTGGTGGATCTGCTGACCTTGCTTGTTCCAATAAAACGTATATGAAAAATAAAGCTGATTTCGGTAAATCCGATTATAGCGGAAAAAATATTTGGTTCGGTGTTCGTGAATTTGCGATGGGTGCCACAATGAACGGGATTGCTCTTCATGGCGGATTAAAAACCTTTGGTGGAACCTTCTTCGTATTCTCTGATTACCTTCGCCCAGCCATTCGTTTAGCAGCACTTATGAAATTACCTGTAACTTACGTGCTGACCCATGACAGTATTGCAGTAGGAGAAGACGGCCCAACACATGAGCCAATCGAGCATTTAGCAGCATTACGTACTATGCCAGGTCTTTCTGTAATTCGTCCTGCTGATGGAAATGAATCAACAGCAGCTTGGAGACTAGCAATTGAATCAACAGATACACCAACAGCGCTTGTCTTATCAAGACAGGATTTAGCAGTGCTTGAGGGTGCAGCAGAAGATACTTACGAAAAGGTTTCTAAAGGAGCCTACGTGCTTTCTGCAGCGAAAAAAGAAAACGCAGATGCGATTCTAATCGCAACAGGCTCTGAAGTTGAATTAGCTGTTAAGGCACAAGCAGCACTTGAAGAAAAGGGCATTTTCGTATCTGTTGTCAGCATGCCATCATGGGATCGTTTCGAAGCGCAATCAGCAGACTACAAAGAATCTGTTTTACCTCGTAGTATTACGAAACGCTTGGCAATTGAAATGGGTGCTTCATTTGGCTGGCATCGTTATGTTGGCTTTGAAGGAAGTATTCTTGGCATCGATACTTTCGGAGCATCTGCACCAGGCAACAAACTAATCGAAGAATTTGGATTCACAGTAGATAATGTAGTGGCGAAAGTTTGTGAATTAGTAAAATAATAATTTTTCAAATAAGGGGGAATATCAATGTTAGAAAAAAACTATACAATCACAAGTCATGCTGGTGTACATGCTCGGCCGGCAACGATTCTAGTCAGTGCGATTGCTCCATATCAATCAGAAATTTCACTTCAATACAAAGAAAAAACGGTAAATTTAAAGTCCATTATGGGTGTCATGTCACTCGGAATTCCTGAAGGAGCAACGATCAAAATTACCGCTCAAGGAGCAGACGCAATTCAAGCGTTGGCAAAAATCGATGAAATTTTTAAGGAACATGAGCTAGGGGCTTAAATTTCATACAGTAAATAGTGAAACAACACGGTAAAATTTTTGAATGGACAGATAATTCTTTACAGTCTATCTTTTAAAAGCTATGATATTTTTGTAAGAAAATATCATATGGAACTACTAGGGGTGCCCGAATTGGGCTGAGAGAGAAACCTTTGTGTTTTTAAACCCTTTGGACCTGATCTGGGTGATACCAGCGTAGGAAAGTAGTGAAAAGCGTATACGTCATTCTTTCACTTACAAAAGCCAGGTCCATCGGGATCTGGCTTTTATTTTTTTGCTGGGTTAAATTTGTCTGTTGATTTCCGCTCCAGGTGCTCAGCGACCCAGCGGGGCGGGCGGTGAGCCTCCTCGGCGCAAAGCGCCTGTGGGGTCTCACCTGTCCCGCTGCTCCCGCAGGAGTCTCGCACCTTTCGCTCCAATCAACTTGGTGGAATTAATCCGCTTTTACTAAACCTATTTTTTAAAAAAGGGGAAATCGAATATGAATAATGAAAAAATTGCTATGTTGTTGCAGCGGGTTCGTGAAAAAAATCCGCTTATCCACAATATTACAAATGTTGTTGTTACTAATTTTACGGCAAATGGCTTATTAGCACTCGGAGCCTCGCCAGTGATGGCTGATAGCCGAAAAGAAGTTGCGGACATGGCGAAAATCGCTAGTGCCCTTGTTATCAATATTGGAACGCTAAATGAAAGAACGGTTGAGGCGATGCACCTTGCTGGTAAATCAGCAAACGAGCACATGGTACCTGTCATGCTTGATCCAGTCGGAGCAGGCGCGACTCCATTCAGAACAGAAACCGCCCGAAGCCTTTTGGAAAATATTCAATTTGCCGTAATTCGAGGAAATGCAGCTGAAATTGCCAATGTCGCAGGTGAAAATTGGACTGTCAAGGGTGTTGATGCCGGAGAATCACAAGGTGATGTATTGGATTTAGTCATTTCAACAGCGAAAAAACTAAACACAGTTGTCGTCGCGACGGGAAAGGAAGATTTTGTTTCAAATGGTACTGACACGATTGTCGTTCGAAACGGGCATTCCATTTTAACGAAAGTAACTGGAACGGGCTGTCTATTAACGTCCGTTATTGCTGCTTTTGTTGCAGTTGAACAGAACGTAGCCGAAGCATGCGCTTCAGCATTAACGGTTTATGGTATTGCTGCTGAGCTTGCTGCGTTGACAACAGCGGAGCTTGGACCAGGAAGCTTTCAAATTGAATTTTTAAACCAATTAAACAGGATCTCTGCAGAAGATGTCATTCAATATGGTCGAGTTGAAAAAATTTCTTAAGGATGGTGTGGGATATGGTCAGAAAAGCATTAACAATTGCAGGCTCGGATAGCGGTGGCGGCGCTGGAATACAAGCCGATTTAAAAACCTTTCAGGAGTTGGGGGTATTTGGGATGTCTGCCCTTACAGCCGTAACAGCTCAAAATACACTAGGTGTACACGGAGTCTATCCCTTAACAGCAGATGCTGTCATACAACAAATTAAAGCGATTGGTGAAGATATGGGGACAGATGCCCTCAAAACTGGAATGCTTTTTAACGCCGAAATTATCAAGGCAGTTTCTGAAAAAATTAGCTACTACGGCTGGAAGAATGTAGTAGTCGATCCCGTCATGATTGCAAAGGGAGGAGCTTCTTTACTTCAAGCAGAAGCGATTACCGCATTGAAAGAGTACCTGCTTCCACTTGCGATGGTTGTTACACCAAACATTCCTGGAGGCGGAAGTGATTACGGGATTGAGTATCAAATCTCTTGAACAGAAAAAAGAAGCGGCAATTAAGCTTGTCGAGCTAGGAGCTAAGAATGTGGTACTTAAGGGAGGTCATGATGATGACTCCGACGAGGCCGTTGATTTGTTATACGATGGAAAAGAATTTTCCTATTTTACTAGTAAAAGAATCCAGACGAAAAATACTCATGGTACAGGGTGCACATTTTCAGCAGCCATTACAGCGCAATTAGCGCAAGGCAGAAATATTAAGGATGCTGTGACGATTGCAAAACAATTTATTCAGGCAGCGATAGAAGACGACCTCCATATTGGTTCAGGTCATGGGCCAACAAACCATTGGGCATATGGGCGGAGAGTTGAGGTCAACGGGTAAGAATATTGTAAGGAGTTGTTGATTACAAGTGACAAGAATTAATTCGGAAAAGATTCGAAAGCTACTGCAGGTGTATTTTATCGTTGGAGGCAATAACTGTTATAAAAATCCTGCTGAAGTGCTAGCGGAAGCGATAGCAGGCGGAGTAACGCTGTTTCAATTTCGAGAAAAAGGCACAGGAGCACGTTTAGGCTTGGAAAAACTAGAGTTGGCCAAAGAACTCCAGCAAATTTGTCGAGAATTTTCTGTTCCGTTTCTCGTTAATGATGATGTCGATTTGGCGCTTTTACTAGATGCAGACGGTGTCCATGTTGGACAGGATGATGAATCTGTTGAAAGTGTTCGGCAGCGTATCGGCAATAAAATCCTCGGTGTATCTGCACATAGTACCCGTGAGGCAGAACTTGCAATCGCCCAAGGAGCCGATTATTTAGGGATAGGCCCAGTATTTCCAACCACTACAAAGGAGGATGCCCGTGAGGCTGCTGGGTATACATTGATTCAGGATCTGCGAAAAGCAGGCTTCACTATTCCGATTGTTGGGATAGGTGGAATCAATGATAAAAATTGTGCCTCCGTGATTGAGGCAGGGGCAGACGGCGTGTCAGTCATATCAGCGATAAGTAATGCGCCGTCGTTTATGGTGGCAGCGAAAGAAATACGAAATCAAATCATTATTTAATAGTAGGTTGAAGGATGAATTTCTACAGAAATTCATCCTTTTTTTTATGGAATGGTTAGAAAGAAGTAATTGGTAATGATTGAATACATATTTCCAAAATTACACATAATAACCGAAAATTAGTTAGAAGTTTAATGGAAAACAGTTATGTTTGAAACTGTTCTTAAAATAAGGAATTACTCTTCTAGGGTGTGTCGATAATGATTTCTTTGGCTTATATTTTTGTTCTGGTGCTCATGGTTAGTGGTGTTTTTTTGATTGATTACTACCTTCTTCATAAGTCTATAGAGGATATGTATTTTATCATCATGATGTTACAGGATGGTACACAGCGGACATGGGTTTTAGCGGCATTGTTATTTGGGTTCATCCTTTGCATCATTATGGATGTCAAAGAGCGCAAAAAAAAGCAAGCAACTGGTATTAGCAATGGATAATAACAAAATTGAATCGATATCGATTCTTCAGGCTAGTATTTTGATTTTTATTTTCATCACTGGGTCAGCCGTTGTTATCGGGATCGGCGGTGAGGCGAAGCAGGATGCCTGGATTGCCATCTTAATCGCCACTTTTTTCGGCATCCTTCTTTTTCGCTATTATCTCTTTCTGATGGAAATGTCGAACGAGACGAACCTCTTTACTCTATTTGACCTATGCTTTGGTAAATGGGTTGGTAGAGCGTTAGCCATCGTTTATATTTTCTATTTTTTTTATATTGCTGCGAGGGTGTTACGCGATTTTGGAGAACTTATGGTCACGACGATTTACAAGGCTACGCCACTTGAAGTGGTTGACATTTTATTAATGCTTGTGGTCGCTTTCATATTGAGAAAAGGAATGGAGGTTCTGGCAAGGTCATCAGAAATCTTTATTCCCTATATTCTGTTCTTTTTACTTTTTATCGGAATAGGCATTTGGGCTTCGGGCGAGTTGGATATTTCTTTTCTTGAACCAGTATTAGGCAATGGCATCATGCCCGTGGTAAAAACCATTTTTCCTGACATTCTTGGTTTTCCGTTTGGAGAATTAATTGTTTTTACGATGCTGTTTTCCAGCATGACATTTAAAAAAAAGACCAACAGGATTCTATTGTGCGCCG
The DNA window shown above is from Bacillus sp. T3 and carries:
- a CDS encoding phosphocarrier protein HPr — its product is MLEKNYTITSHAGVHARPATILVSAIAPYQSEISLQYKEKTVNLKSIMGVMSLGIPEGATIKITAQGADAIQALAKIDEIFKEHELGA
- the thiM gene encoding hydroxyethylthiazole kinase, with protein sequence MNNEKIAMLLQRVREKNPLIHNITNVVVTNFTANGLLALGASPVMADSRKEVADMAKIASALVINIGTLNERTVEAMHLAGKSANEHMVPVMLDPVGAGATPFRTETARSLLENIQFAVIRGNAAEIANVAGENWTVKGVDAGESQGDVLDLVISTAKKLNTVVVATGKEDFVSNGTDTIVVRNGHSILTKVTGTGCLLTSVIAAFVAVEQNVAEACASALTVYGIAAELAALTTAELGPGSFQIEFLNQLNRISAEDVIQYGRVEKIS
- the thiE gene encoding thiamine phosphate synthase translates to MTRINSEKIRKLLQVYFIVGGNNCYKNPAEVLAEAIAGGVTLFQFREKGTGARLGLEKLELAKELQQICREFSVPFLVNDDVDLALLLDADGVHVGQDDESVESVRQRIGNKILGVSAHSTREAELAIAQGADYLGIGPVFPTTTKEDAREAAGYTLIQDLRKAGFTIPIVGIGGINDKNCASVIEAGADGVSVISAISNAPSFMVAAKEIRNQIII
- a CDS encoding GerAB/ArcD/ProY family transporter produces the protein MDNNKIESISILQASILIFIFITGSAVVIGIGGEAKQDAWIAILIATFFGILLFRYYLFLMEMSNETNLFTLFDLCFGKWVGRALAIVYIFYFFYIAARVLRDFGELMVTTIYKATPLEVVDILLMLVVAFILRKGMEVLARSSEIFIPYILFFLLFIGIGIWASGELDISFLEPVLGNGIMPVVKTIFPDILGFPFGELIVFTMLFSSMTFKKKTNRILLCAVGVGGMTLVYTTIIQICTLGVSIRDRASFPC